From the Microbacterium thalassium genome, one window contains:
- the rpmJ gene encoding 50S ribosomal protein L36, which produces MKVNPSVKPICDHCKVIRRHGRVMVICKSNPRHKQRQG; this is translated from the coding sequence ATGAAGGTCAACCCCTCCGTCAAGCCCATCTGCGACCACTGCAAGGTCATCCGCCGCCACGGCCGCGTCATGGTCATCTGCAAGTCCAACCCGCGCCACAAGCAGCGCCAGGGCTGA
- a CDS encoding acyltransferase family protein, with product MSTPSPARYAGLDGLRAIAVGLVVLYHLFPPAVLPGGFIGVDVFFVISGFLITSLLLREHVQQRASLPGFWRRRARRLLPALAVMITVCASLGLLVGGDVLYRLGAQILGAATFTFNWWTIAADTGYFDASAPELFRNVWSLAVEEQFYLLWPLVLPLFFVLRRTWMLVAAAAALAAASALEMGLMLAGGADATRVYYGTDTHAFGLLLGAAAAFALAPMLSHADAKPARKRRPRRSAPAAAGTSLRFVDVPPRPPAPGELLDAAYVVLPAGWTIVLPPSARTAEPEREGPPVATRVATSLVGGIALAGLAALAFFPLGGAHTGYALSLLAASALSVALVVTAVWPGSPLGAALDAAPLRWIGERSYGIYLWHWPLLVLALFAAVGTGPEAGVPVWIGGAVLAATVLVAWASYRFIEQPVRTLGFRGAAGRFRELLRAPGRRRVRAASVAVASVLVVAGTTGAIAAAPDQTSVQQAVAAGEAALERAQRQAALEALADAEAAAARADEGAAAAGDGSVTSVDIPGSAVDAIGDSVMLAASGALIDGLPGIRIDAEVSRSMWAAPRLIEELADAGELRHIVVVALGTNGTVDPSALDRLVELVGPGRGLVLVNASAPRSWIPGVNETLRAFAAQHRNVVVADWASAIASHPAELASDRIHPGAAGGRRYADAVADAVDRVEQRRLEWGHDRLVKRLAEAEASGLPVPQ from the coding sequence ATGTCCACGCCCTCCCCCGCCCGCTACGCGGGCCTCGACGGCCTCCGCGCGATCGCGGTGGGCCTCGTCGTGCTGTACCACCTCTTCCCGCCCGCGGTCCTGCCCGGCGGCTTCATCGGCGTCGACGTGTTCTTCGTGATCAGCGGCTTCCTCATCACGAGTCTGCTGCTGCGCGAGCACGTGCAGCAGCGCGCGAGCCTCCCCGGGTTCTGGCGCCGGCGAGCCCGGCGGCTGCTGCCGGCGCTCGCCGTCATGATCACGGTGTGCGCGTCGCTCGGGCTCCTCGTCGGCGGAGACGTGCTGTACCGGCTCGGAGCGCAGATCCTCGGGGCGGCGACATTCACGTTCAACTGGTGGACGATCGCCGCGGACACCGGGTACTTCGACGCGTCGGCGCCGGAGCTGTTCCGCAACGTGTGGTCGCTCGCGGTCGAGGAGCAGTTCTACCTGCTGTGGCCCCTCGTGCTGCCGCTGTTCTTCGTGCTGCGCCGGACGTGGATGCTCGTGGCCGCGGCCGCCGCGCTGGCTGCGGCATCCGCCCTCGAGATGGGGCTCATGCTGGCCGGCGGCGCCGATGCCACGCGCGTCTACTACGGTACCGACACCCACGCTTTCGGTCTGCTCCTGGGCGCCGCCGCGGCGTTCGCACTGGCGCCGATGCTCTCGCACGCGGACGCGAAACCGGCGCGGAAACGCCGACCCCGCCGCTCCGCCCCGGCCGCCGCCGGCACATCGCTGCGCTTCGTCGACGTGCCCCCGCGCCCGCCGGCACCGGGCGAGCTGCTCGATGCGGCCTACGTGGTCCTTCCGGCGGGATGGACGATCGTGCTGCCGCCGTCGGCGCGGACGGCGGAGCCCGAGCGCGAGGGTCCGCCTGTCGCGACGCGCGTCGCGACGAGTCTGGTGGGCGGGATCGCTCTCGCGGGACTGGCCGCGCTGGCCTTCTTCCCGCTCGGGGGCGCCCACACCGGATACGCGCTGTCGCTGCTCGCGGCGAGCGCGCTGTCGGTGGCGCTCGTCGTCACGGCGGTGTGGCCGGGTTCGCCGCTCGGCGCGGCCCTCGACGCGGCGCCGCTGCGATGGATCGGCGAGCGCTCGTACGGCATCTACCTGTGGCACTGGCCGCTGCTCGTGCTCGCCCTGTTCGCCGCCGTCGGCACCGGGCCCGAGGCAGGGGTCCCGGTGTGGATCGGCGGCGCCGTACTCGCGGCGACGGTGCTCGTCGCGTGGGCGTCGTACCGGTTCATCGAGCAGCCGGTGCGCACACTCGGGTTCCGCGGCGCCGCGGGCAGGTTCCGCGAGCTGCTGCGCGCGCCCGGGCGTCGTCGCGTGCGGGCGGCGTCGGTCGCCGTCGCGAGCGTCCTGGTCGTCGCGGGCACGACCGGCGCCATCGCCGCGGCGCCCGATCAGACGAGCGTGCAGCAGGCCGTGGCGGCCGGCGAGGCGGCCCTCGAGCGGGCACAACGGCAGGCGGCGCTCGAGGCGCTCGCGGACGCGGAGGCCGCGGCCGCACGCGCCGACGAGGGGGCAGCGGCCGCGGGCGACGGGAGCGTGACCTCCGTCGACATCCCGGGCTCGGCCGTCGACGCCATCGGCGACTCGGTCATGCTCGCGGCCTCGGGCGCGCTGATCGACGGGCTCCCCGGCATCCGCATCGACGCCGAGGTGTCGCGCTCGATGTGGGCGGCGCCGCGACTGATCGAGGAGCTGGCGGATGCAGGCGAGCTGCGGCACATCGTCGTCGTCGCGCTGGGGACCAACGGCACGGTCGACCCGTCGGCGCTCGACCGGCTCGTGGAGCTGGTGGGACCCGGCCGCGGCCTCGTGCTCGTCAACGCGTCGGCCCCGCGCAGCTGGATCCCCGGCGTCAACGAGACGCTGCGGGCGTTCGCCGCGCAGCACCGCAACGTGGTCGTGGCCGACTGGGCGTCGGCGATCGCGTCCCACCCCGCGGAGCTCGCCAGCGACCGCATCCATCCCGGCGCCGCCGGCGGTCGCCGCTACGCCGACGCCGTGGCCGATGCCGTCGACCGCGTCGAGCAGCGCCGCCTCGAGTGGGGCCACGATCGGCTGGTGAAGCGACTGGCCGAGGCCGAGGCGAGCGGGCTCCCGGTTCCGCAGTGA
- a CDS encoding universal stress protein → MSDKVLVGVLPGDPRPHVLKWAALHARGRQRTIELVSIIGGAVGAVGEQSLVVEAEEHARTALEAQRDALVAEGFSVTVHVGHGNPVSGLIEASKDAAMLVIGSDFRGEGHGPVRGPHGIRIVSGAHCPVVVVREPDERERRGVVVGVDGSEISEKAIAFAAAEADRLGEPLIGVTTWAPMEVPRSPGLYPSEYLHSLAALADEASAISLAGLAQTYPDLVVERRVEQGYPGEAIVDAAWHAHLTVVGSHGRGVIARFLLGSVSEELLMRLPSSAAIVR, encoded by the coding sequence ATGAGCGACAAGGTCCTGGTCGGAGTCCTTCCGGGCGACCCCCGCCCGCACGTGCTGAAGTGGGCGGCGCTCCACGCCCGCGGACGGCAGCGGACGATCGAGCTGGTGTCGATCATCGGCGGCGCGGTCGGGGCGGTCGGCGAGCAGTCGCTGGTCGTCGAGGCCGAGGAGCACGCGCGCACGGCGCTCGAGGCCCAGCGTGATGCGCTCGTGGCCGAGGGCTTCAGCGTGACCGTCCATGTCGGGCACGGGAACCCCGTCTCCGGGCTCATCGAGGCGTCGAAGGACGCTGCGATGCTCGTGATCGGCAGCGATTTCCGCGGTGAGGGCCACGGCCCGGTTCGCGGGCCCCACGGCATCCGCATCGTGAGCGGCGCGCACTGCCCCGTGGTGGTCGTGCGCGAGCCCGACGAGCGCGAGCGCCGCGGCGTGGTCGTGGGCGTCGACGGCTCGGAAATCAGCGAGAAGGCCATCGCGTTCGCGGCCGCTGAGGCCGATCGTCTAGGTGAGCCGCTCATCGGGGTGACGACGTGGGCGCCGATGGAGGTGCCGCGCAGCCCCGGGCTCTACCCGTCCGAGTACCTGCACTCGCTCGCGGCGCTCGCGGACGAGGCATCCGCCATCTCGCTGGCGGGGCTCGCGCAGACCTACCCCGACCTGGTCGTGGAACGCCGCGTCGAGCAGGGGTACCCGGGTGAGGCGATCGTCGACGCCGCGTGGCACGCGCATCTGACGGTCGTCGGGTCGCACGGCCGCGGCGTCATCGCGCGCTTCCTGCTCGGGTCGGTGAGCGAAGAGCTGCTGATGCGGCTGCCGAGCTCGGCCGCGATCGTGCGCTGA
- a CDS encoding PqqD family peptide modification chaperone → MPRVICVDAVGARIGIDLDGVRDEIAEAVERAWADAVAPGDAEPDATVRPRDADVSRTLESLSQQVTYAALDAGRGRVWMLHAAGVAGESGDVVVLVGPSGRGKTTASRSLGRVFGYVSDETIAIEASGRVRAYRKPLSIIEERGRPKVQVAPSEAGLAPLPDAPLRVRAIVMLDRDPEHSGAPVLEPVELGDALEELVAQSSFLVHAEAPLRFIAAVAEATGGVRRLSYAEASDLAPVVAELLDAGDGHAPIVVADVVPDPVAAAASPESTDPVLPATVERPARYSRASWADHAELPEPDRIAILTTMARGTGTVRVIAGVAPAIWRAADAATLDDLVEAAVDAYGAPEGQDPRPVVLMAVAALMDAGLVVSDEPVVQRREDVAWVDRDDQVYALALGDLSSQPRMLADAGAVIWDWLASPSTVTQLAARATEESGVLDPQVAADVEAFVADLVDCLFVEELPADFGAESETVPASPASASDVRPVARAAEESADGEPA, encoded by the coding sequence GTGCCCCGGGTCATCTGCGTCGACGCCGTCGGGGCGCGCATCGGCATCGACCTGGACGGTGTCCGTGACGAGATCGCGGAGGCCGTCGAGCGCGCGTGGGCGGACGCGGTCGCTCCTGGCGACGCCGAGCCGGATGCGACCGTCCGCCCGCGCGATGCCGACGTGTCCCGCACCCTCGAGTCGCTGTCGCAGCAGGTCACCTACGCCGCGCTGGACGCCGGCCGCGGCCGGGTGTGGATGCTCCACGCCGCCGGTGTCGCGGGCGAGAGCGGCGACGTGGTGGTGCTCGTCGGGCCGTCGGGTCGCGGCAAGACCACCGCATCCCGCTCGCTCGGGCGCGTGTTCGGCTACGTCTCCGACGAGACGATCGCGATCGAGGCATCCGGCCGCGTGCGCGCGTACCGCAAGCCGCTCTCGATCATCGAGGAGCGCGGCCGGCCGAAGGTCCAGGTCGCGCCGTCCGAGGCGGGCCTGGCGCCGCTGCCGGACGCACCGCTGCGCGTGCGGGCCATCGTGATGCTCGACCGTGACCCCGAGCACTCCGGCGCGCCCGTGCTGGAGCCGGTCGAACTGGGCGACGCGCTCGAGGAGCTCGTCGCGCAGTCGAGCTTCCTCGTCCACGCCGAGGCCCCGCTGCGCTTCATCGCCGCCGTCGCCGAGGCGACCGGGGGAGTGCGGCGGCTGAGCTACGCCGAGGCATCCGATCTCGCCCCGGTGGTCGCCGAGCTGCTCGACGCCGGCGACGGCCACGCACCGATCGTCGTCGCGGACGTCGTCCCCGACCCGGTCGCGGCGGCCGCGTCCCCGGAATCGACGGATCCGGTGCTGCCCGCGACCGTCGAGCGACCCGCCCGCTACTCTCGCGCGTCCTGGGCCGACCATGCCGAGCTGCCCGAGCCGGACCGCATCGCGATCCTGACGACGATGGCCCGCGGCACCGGCACCGTGCGCGTGATCGCCGGCGTCGCCCCCGCGATCTGGCGGGCGGCGGATGCCGCCACGCTCGACGACCTCGTCGAAGCGGCGGTCGACGCCTACGGTGCGCCCGAGGGGCAGGATCCCCGGCCGGTGGTCCTGATGGCGGTGGCTGCCCTCATGGACGCGGGGCTGGTCGTCTCGGACGAGCCGGTGGTGCAGCGTCGCGAGGATGTCGCATGGGTCGACCGCGACGACCAGGTCTACGCGCTCGCGCTCGGCGACCTCTCGTCGCAGCCGCGCATGCTCGCCGATGCCGGCGCCGTCATCTGGGACTGGCTCGCGTCCCCGTCGACGGTGACGCAGCTGGCGGCGCGCGCGACCGAGGAGTCGGGCGTGCTGGATCCGCAGGTGGCGGCCGACGTCGAGGCGTTCGTCGCGGATCTGGTCGACTGCCTGTTCGTCGAGGAGCTCCCCGCCGACTTCGGCGCCGAATCGGAGACGGTCCCCGCCTCGCCGGCATCCGCTTCGGACGTTCGGCCGGTGGCGCGCGCGGCGGAGGAGAGCGCCGACGGCGAGCCCGCCTGA
- the rplQ gene encoding 50S ribosomal protein L17: protein MPKPTKGPRLGGGPAHERLMLANLSAALFTHKSITTTETKAKRLRPLAERLITFAKRGDLHARRRVLSVIGDKEVVHVLFSEIAPLVADREGGYTRITKVGNRKGDNAPMAVIELVLEPVTKKAKAAPKAAPAAEAPVEEAPAEEAPAEEAPAEEAAEAPAEEAPAEEAPAEEAAEAAEEKSE from the coding sequence ATGCCCAAGCCCACGAAGGGTCCCCGCCTCGGAGGCGGCCCCGCACACGAGCGTCTGATGCTGGCCAACCTGTCGGCCGCGCTGTTCACCCACAAGTCGATCACCACGACCGAGACCAAGGCCAAGCGCCTGCGTCCGCTCGCCGAGCGCCTGATCACGTTCGCGAAGCGCGGCGACCTGCACGCCCGTCGCCGGGTGCTCTCGGTCATCGGAGACAAGGAAGTGGTTCACGTCCTGTTCTCCGAGATCGCACCGCTGGTCGCGGACCGCGAGGGTGGCTACACGCGCATCACCAAGGTCGGCAACCGCAAGGGCGACAACGCCCCCATGGCGGTCATCGAGCTCGTCCTCGAGCCCGTGACCAAGAAGGCCAAGGCAGCCCCGAAGGCCGCCCCGGCCGCCGAGGCTCCGGTCGAGGAGGCTCCCGCTGAGGAGGCCCCCGCTGAGGAGGCCCCCGCTGAGGAGGCCGCTGAGGCTCCGGCCGAGGAGGCTCCCGCTGAGGAGGCTCCCGCCGAGGAGGCCGCCGAGGCCGCCGAGGAGAAGTCCGAGTGA
- the rpsK gene encoding 30S ribosomal protein S11 gives MAQAKSAARKPRRKEKKNIALGQAHIKSTFNNTIVSITDPSGAVISWASSGGVGFKGSRKSTPYAAGMAAESAARQAQEHGVKKVDVFVKGPGSGRETAIRSLQAAGLEVGSIQDVTPQAHNGCRPPKRRRV, from the coding sequence ATGGCACAGGCCAAGTCCGCTGCGCGCAAGCCGCGCCGCAAGGAGAAGAAGAACATCGCGCTGGGCCAGGCCCACATCAAGTCGACGTTCAACAACACGATCGTCTCGATCACCGACCCCTCGGGCGCTGTCATCAGCTGGGCGTCCTCGGGTGGCGTGGGCTTCAAGGGCTCGCGCAAGTCGACCCCCTACGCCGCTGGTATGGCCGCCGAGTCGGCCGCCCGCCAGGCGCAGGAGCACGGCGTCAAGAAGGTCGACGTCTTCGTCAAGGGCCCGGGCTCGGGCCGCGAGACGGCGATCCGTTCGCTGCAGGCCGCCGGCCTCGAGGTGGGTTCCATCCAGGACGTCACCCCGCAGGCGCACAACGGCTGCCGTCCCCCCAAGCGCCGCCGCGTCTGA
- a CDS encoding endonuclease/exonuclease/phosphatase family protein → MKVISYNLRKHRAATELDALVERHNVDVLCLQECDSTDIPDNIHGLRLAEATQRNRLGLAVYYRENTYRAVDVRAIALKKSLHDYVLKPAEERMLGVRLHDIDANRDIIVASFHAAPLTALNSLRRHQIRTALEEIEHLGDGLPALMVGDYNYPVFKEKLGQHVRRHGYELSLSDSRTYTRYRFFRGHYDFATSSGFTIDKVKTLPQGLSDHLPILVTARVTQEAALGVA, encoded by the coding sequence ATGAAGGTCATCTCGTACAACCTGCGCAAGCACCGGGCCGCTACCGAACTCGACGCCCTGGTCGAGCGCCACAACGTCGATGTGCTGTGCCTGCAGGAGTGCGATTCGACCGACATCCCCGACAACATCCACGGGCTCCGCCTGGCCGAGGCGACGCAGCGCAATCGGCTGGGGTTGGCGGTGTACTACCGCGAGAACACGTACCGCGCGGTCGACGTGCGGGCGATCGCGCTGAAGAAGTCGCTGCATGACTACGTCCTCAAGCCCGCCGAGGAGCGGATGCTGGGCGTGCGCCTGCACGACATCGACGCGAACCGCGACATCATCGTCGCCTCCTTCCATGCCGCGCCGCTGACGGCGCTCAACTCGCTGCGCCGGCATCAGATCCGCACGGCGCTGGAGGAGATCGAGCACCTGGGCGACGGGCTCCCGGCGCTCATGGTCGGCGACTACAACTATCCGGTGTTCAAGGAGAAGCTCGGCCAGCACGTGCGGCGGCACGGGTACGAGCTGTCGCTGAGCGATTCGCGCACGTACACGCGGTACCGGTTCTTCCGCGGGCACTACGACTTCGCGACGTCGTCGGGCTTCACCATCGACAAGGTCAAGACGCTGCCGCAGGGGCTCAGCGACCACCTGCCGATCCTGGTGACGGCGCGCGTGACGCAGGAGGCGGCGCTCGGCGTGGCGTGA
- a CDS encoding GNAT family N-acetyltransferase, producing MSDTLAERIAAAGLDASGPAVPRHPDIAEWRAPTRADIDAIHAVTAAADRVDHPTWVTPREDVADTFDLPEIDHARDSILAVGHDGRVVAVGTSLRHPDASVRIKAYLQGAVHPDRRRRGIGAQLGRWLHARALQQLADTGSTLPGELDLYAQDGNDGAVVIAEALGLRTARWFTTMVRDNAQPVRESSPPEGIRLVAYAPDRSDDARLARNDAFRDHWGSLPTPPERWQQFVGGPFFRPDLSTLALEPDGRIVAFCLASVNEDDWASLGASNSYIDLIGVVRDHRGRGLAPRVIARTLQAMTDAGLEKAVLDVDTDSPTGANTLYEGLGFVATERERVLTAEF from the coding sequence ATGAGCGACACCCTGGCGGAGCGCATCGCGGCGGCGGGACTCGACGCCTCGGGGCCGGCCGTTCCGCGCCATCCCGACATCGCCGAGTGGCGCGCCCCGACGCGCGCCGACATCGACGCGATCCACGCCGTCACCGCCGCGGCTGATCGTGTCGACCACCCGACGTGGGTGACGCCGCGCGAGGACGTCGCCGACACGTTCGACCTTCCCGAGATCGACCACGCACGCGATTCGATCCTCGCCGTCGGTCACGACGGCCGGGTCGTCGCCGTCGGCACGTCGCTCCGGCATCCCGACGCATCGGTGCGCATCAAGGCGTATCTGCAGGGCGCGGTCCACCCCGACCGGCGCCGGCGCGGCATCGGCGCACAGCTCGGGCGCTGGCTGCACGCGCGGGCGCTGCAGCAGCTGGCCGATACCGGCTCGACGCTGCCGGGCGAGCTCGACCTGTACGCTCAGGACGGCAACGACGGCGCGGTCGTCATCGCCGAGGCGCTCGGACTGCGCACCGCGCGCTGGTTCACCACCATGGTGCGCGACAACGCGCAGCCGGTCCGCGAGAGCAGTCCGCCCGAGGGCATCCGTCTCGTGGCCTACGCGCCCGATCGGTCGGACGACGCGCGTCTCGCGCGCAACGACGCCTTCCGCGACCACTGGGGGAGCCTGCCGACCCCGCCGGAGCGCTGGCAGCAGTTCGTGGGCGGTCCGTTCTTCCGCCCCGACCTGTCGACGCTCGCACTCGAACCGGACGGGCGGATCGTCGCGTTCTGCCTCGCGTCGGTCAACGAGGACGACTGGGCGAGCCTCGGCGCGTCGAACTCCTACATCGACCTGATCGGGGTCGTGCGCGACCACCGGGGCCGGGGACTCGCGCCGCGGGTCATCGCACGCACCCTTCAGGCGATGACGGATGCCGGGCTCGAGAAGGCCGTGCTCGACGTCGACACCGACAGCCCGACCGGCGCGAACACGCTGTACGAGGGCCTCGGCTTCGTCGCGACCGAGCGCGAGAGGGTGCTGACCGCGGAGTTCTGA
- the truA gene encoding tRNA pseudouridine(38-40) synthase TruA, with translation MRIRLDIAYDGTHFRGWARQPGLRTVQGTIEDAVARVLGGDPRLVVAGRTDAGVHASDQVAHLDLDESQQQRLLAVRGRRGSVGRQDQAAVLAHRITGVLGQYSDVAIVRTALAPDGFDARFSAVWRRYAYRIADRVAGYDPLERLRTTTVKASLDVERMDAAARSLVGLHDFAAYCKPRPEATTIRTLLEFDWRRDRDGVLIANVKADAFCHSMVRALVGGCVAVGEGRLEVDDLARIRDALARIPEVKVLAARGLTLTEVGYPADDLLASRAEQTRARRDRD, from the coding sequence GTGCGCATCCGGCTCGACATCGCCTACGACGGCACGCACTTCCGCGGCTGGGCGCGACAGCCGGGCCTGCGCACCGTGCAGGGCACGATCGAGGATGCCGTGGCGCGCGTGCTGGGCGGCGACCCGCGGCTCGTGGTGGCCGGGCGCACGGACGCGGGCGTCCACGCATCGGACCAGGTCGCGCATCTGGACCTCGACGAGAGCCAGCAGCAGCGGCTGCTCGCCGTGCGAGGGCGGCGCGGGTCGGTTGGTCGGCAGGATCAGGCAGCGGTTCTCGCGCACCGCATCACGGGCGTGCTCGGGCAGTACTCCGACGTCGCGATCGTTCGCACGGCGCTCGCGCCCGACGGGTTCGATGCGCGGTTCTCGGCGGTGTGGCGCCGGTACGCGTACCGGATCGCGGATCGCGTGGCCGGGTACGACCCGCTGGAGCGGCTCCGCACGACGACCGTGAAGGCGTCGCTGGATGTCGAGCGGATGGATGCCGCCGCCCGCAGCCTCGTCGGGCTGCACGACTTCGCGGCCTACTGCAAGCCGCGGCCCGAGGCGACCACGATCCGGACGCTGCTGGAGTTCGACTGGCGCCGCGACCGCGACGGCGTGCTGATCGCGAACGTCAAGGCGGACGCGTTCTGCCACAGCATGGTCCGCGCGCTCGTCGGCGGCTGCGTCGCGGTGGGCGAGGGTCGGCTCGAGGTCGACGACCTCGCCCGCATCCGCGACGCTCTCGCGCGCATCCCCGAGGTGAAGGTGCTCGCGGCGCGTGGGCTCACCCTCACCGAGGTGGGGTATCCGGCCGACGACCTGCTCGCGTCGCGGGCAGAGCAGACCCGCGCGCGCCGCGACCGCGACTGA
- the lepB gene encoding signal peptidase I has product MTTTEAPARPPLWRRIVSSTWFHFAAAVVLTGLVLSFVAKPFWVPSSSMAETLEPGDRVLVNRLAYVGSEPATGDVIVFDADSTWSISGTAEENPIRTVLRWIGEVSGFGPTGPHTLIKRVIASSGQTVECCDADGRMLVDGEPLDEPYLGSDYAFEPGTLDCDSEPTSLRCLVAVTVPEDSYVVLGDNRTNSSDSARACRVADADETCWRFATRAGVVGKAVVILWPIGRWSGL; this is encoded by the coding sequence GTGACAACCACCGAGGCGCCTGCACGCCCACCGCTGTGGCGACGCATCGTGTCGAGCACGTGGTTCCACTTCGCCGCAGCCGTCGTGCTCACCGGCCTCGTGCTCAGCTTCGTCGCGAAGCCGTTCTGGGTGCCGTCGTCGTCGATGGCCGAGACCCTCGAGCCCGGCGACCGGGTGCTCGTGAACCGGCTCGCGTACGTCGGCTCCGAGCCCGCGACCGGCGACGTCATCGTGTTCGACGCCGACAGCACGTGGAGCATCAGCGGAACCGCCGAGGAGAACCCGATCAGGACGGTCCTGCGGTGGATCGGCGAGGTCAGCGGGTTCGGGCCGACCGGTCCCCACACCCTCATCAAGCGCGTCATCGCGTCGTCCGGTCAGACCGTCGAGTGCTGCGACGCCGACGGCCGCATGCTCGTCGACGGCGAACCCCTCGACGAGCCCTACCTCGGCAGCGACTACGCCTTCGAGCCCGGCACCCTCGACTGCGACTCCGAGCCGACGTCGCTGCGGTGCCTGGTCGCGGTGACCGTCCCCGAGGACTCGTACGTCGTCCTGGGCGACAACCGCACGAACTCCTCCGACTCGGCCCGCGCCTGTCGCGTCGCCGACGCCGACGAGACCTGCTGGCGCTTCGCCACCCGCGCGGGCGTCGTCGGCAAGGCCGTCGTCATCCTGTGGCCGATCGGCCGCTGGAGCGGCCTGTAG
- the infA gene encoding translation initiation factor IF-1 yields the protein MAKKDGVIEIEGTVSEALPNAMFRVELTNGHKVLATISGKMRQNYIRIIPEDRVVVELSPYDLTRGRIVYRYR from the coding sequence ATGGCCAAGAAAGACGGTGTCATCGAGATCGAGGGCACGGTGTCCGAGGCGTTGCCCAACGCGATGTTCCGCGTTGAGCTGACCAACGGACACAAGGTGCTCGCCACGATCTCGGGCAAGATGCGGCAGAACTACATCCGTATCATCCCCGAGGACCGCGTCGTCGTGGAGCTCAGCCCCTACGACCTCACGCGCGGCCGCATCGTCTACCGCTACCGCTAG
- a CDS encoding DNA-directed RNA polymerase subunit alpha: protein MLIAQRPTLTEEKIGEFRSRFVIEPLEPGFGYTIGNALRRSLLSSIPGAAVTSIRIDGVLHEFSTIPGVKEDVTEIILNIKQLVVSSERDEPITAYLRKTGAGEVTAADISAPAGVEVHNADLVIATLNDTAKFELELTIERGRGYVSATQNRNEYAEAGQIPVDSIYSPVLKVSYRVDATRAGERTDFDKLILDVETKPSIAPRDAVASAGRTLTELFGLARELNVEAEGIEIGPAPVEAVVSSELSMPIEDLDLSVRSYNCLKREGINTVSELVALSETQLMNIRNFGQKSVDEVRDKLVSLGLSLKDSVPGFDGAHFYGGYDDENA, encoded by the coding sequence GTGCTCATTGCACAGCGTCCCACTCTGACCGAGGAGAAGATCGGGGAGTTCCGCAGCCGCTTCGTCATCGAGCCGCTCGAGCCCGGCTTCGGTTACACGATCGGCAACGCGCTGCGTCGCAGCCTCCTGTCGTCGATCCCCGGTGCGGCTGTCACCAGCATCCGCATCGACGGCGTCCTCCACGAGTTCAGCACCATTCCCGGTGTGAAGGAGGATGTCACCGAGATCATCCTCAACATCAAGCAGCTGGTCGTCTCGTCGGAGCGCGACGAGCCCATCACCGCTTACCTGCGCAAGACCGGCGCCGGCGAGGTCACCGCGGCCGACATCTCCGCCCCCGCGGGCGTCGAGGTGCACAACGCCGACCTGGTCATCGCGACCCTCAACGACACCGCCAAGTTCGAGCTCGAGCTCACCATCGAGCGCGGCCGCGGCTACGTGTCGGCGACCCAGAACCGCAACGAGTACGCCGAGGCCGGTCAGATCCCGGTCGACTCGATCTACTCGCCGGTCCTGAAGGTGTCGTACCGCGTCGACGCGACGCGTGCCGGTGAGCGCACCGACTTCGACAAGCTCATCCTGGACGTCGAGACCAAGCCCTCGATCGCCCCGCGCGACGCCGTCGCGTCGGCCGGCCGCACGCTCACCGAGCTGTTCGGTCTCGCCCGCGAGCTGAACGTCGAGGCCGAGGGCATCGAGATCGGCCCCGCGCCGGTCGAGGCCGTCGTCTCGAGCGAGCTGTCCATGCCGATCGAGGACCTCGACCTGTCGGTCCGCTCGTACAACTGCCTCAAGCGCGAGGGCATCAACACCGTGTCGGAGCTCGTCGCCCTGTCGGAGACGCAGCTGATGAACATCCGCAACTTCGGTCAGAAGTCGGTCGACGAGGTGCGCGACAAGCTCGTCTCGCTCGGCCTTTCGCTGAAGGACTCGGTTCCCGGGTTCGACGGCGCGCACTTCTACGGCGGCTACGACGACGAGAACGCCTGA
- the rpsM gene encoding 30S ribosomal protein S13, with amino-acid sequence MARLAGVDIPRDKRVVIALTYIYGIGRTRSNEILTATEIDENIRVKDLSDEQLVALRDHIEGTYKVEGDLRREVAADIRRKVEIGSYEGLRHRRGLPVRGQRTKTNARTRKGPKRTVAGKKKAR; translated from the coding sequence ATGGCACGTCTCGCCGGCGTCGACATCCCGCGCGACAAGCGCGTGGTCATCGCCCTGACCTACATCTACGGCATCGGCCGTACCCGCTCGAACGAGATCCTCACCGCGACGGAGATCGACGAGAACATCCGCGTCAAGGACCTCAGCGACGAGCAGCTCGTCGCGCTCCGCGACCACATCGAGGGCACCTACAAGGTGGAGGGTGACCTTCGCCGCGAGGTCGCCGCAGACATCCGCCGCAAGGTCGAGATCGGCTCCTACGAGGGCCTTCGCCACCGTCGCGGCCTTCCCGTGCGCGGCCAGCGCACGAAGACCAACGCGCGCACCCGCAAGGGCCCGAAGCGCACCGTCGCCGGCAAGAAGAAGGCGCGCTAA